From the Clostridium sp. Marseille-P299 genome, one window contains:
- a CDS encoding bifunctional glycosyltransferase family 2/GtrA family protein yields MDLIREGKPKEEKWIALIPAFKPDEELPDLIYEVRQAGFEVVIVDDGSGKNYADVFRQCSKYAVVLTHPDNKGKGRALKTGFAYIKEHFSEGYIVTTMDSDGQHMVNDAKKICQMAHNYPDSLVLGSRRLKEHVPMRSRFGNGVTRLVYRLSTGVKVHDTQTGLRAFHSNLLPKFLNISGERYEYEMNVLLECSRGRIPIREVEIETIYIDKNSASHFNTIQDSYRIYREILKFSASSFISFLVDYALYSVLLLLTSGWGIYSLWLSNIIARIVSASVNYTINRKLVFKNKNNITKSVLQYFALAVLILIGNTFLLSLFVEQFGINRYVAKICTEIFFFGISWIIQRGIIFRRK; encoded by the coding sequence ATGGATTTAATAAGAGAAGGGAAACCAAAGGAAGAAAAATGGATTGCACTGATTCCGGCATTTAAACCGGATGAGGAACTGCCGGATTTGATTTATGAAGTCCGGCAGGCTGGATTTGAAGTCGTAATTGTAGACGACGGCAGTGGAAAAAACTATGCAGATGTGTTTCGGCAATGTTCTAAGTATGCTGTTGTTCTAACACATCCTGATAATAAGGGGAAAGGTAGAGCTTTAAAAACTGGTTTTGCATATATAAAGGAGCACTTTAGTGAAGGGTATATCGTTACTACGATGGACTCAGACGGTCAACACATGGTGAATGATGCAAAGAAAATTTGCCAGATGGCACATAATTATCCAGACTCTTTAGTGCTGGGAAGTCGAAGGTTAAAAGAGCATGTACCTATGAGAAGTCGGTTTGGTAATGGAGTCACTCGTTTGGTATATCGGTTATCTACTGGTGTGAAAGTACATGATACTCAAACAGGGTTAAGAGCCTTTCATAGCAACTTACTTCCAAAATTTCTGAACATTTCTGGGGAGCGTTATGAATATGAAATGAATGTCCTATTGGAATGCTCACGTGGGCGAATCCCTATCCGTGAAGTAGAGATTGAGACCATCTATATCGATAAAAACTCGGCATCCCATTTTAATACGATACAAGATTCTTATCGCATATACCGGGAGATTTTGAAATTTTCTGCGTCATCTTTTATAAGTTTTTTGGTGGACTATGCTCTTTATAGTGTTTTGCTTCTCTTAACATCAGGATGGGGGATTTATAGTTTATGGCTATCAAATATTATCGCTCGGATCGTAAGTGCAAGTGTGAACTATACGATTAATCGGAAACTGGTATTTAAGAATAAGAATAATATTACAAAATCTGTCTTGCAATACTTCGCACTGGCAGTGTTAATCCTGATTGGGAACACATTTTTGCTGAGTCTTTTTGTAGAGCAATTTGGAATAAATCGATATGTGGCAAAGATTTGTACAGAAATTTTCTTCTTTGGTATTAGCTGGATTATTCAACGAGGTATCATTTTCCGTAGAAAGTAA